A genome region from Columba livia isolate bColLiv1 breed racing homer chromosome 2, bColLiv1.pat.W.v2, whole genome shotgun sequence includes the following:
- the LOC135578623 gene encoding feather keratin 1-like encodes MACYDVCRPCGPTPLANSCNEPCSLQCQDSRVVIQPPAVVVTLPGPILTSHPQSTAVGSSASAAVGNELGAQGVAINSGSFGYGFGGLGSFAGRRGGYIC; translated from the coding sequence atggcCTGCTACGACGTCTGCCGCCCCTGCGGACccaccccgctggccaacagctgcaacgagccctgttccctgcagtgccaggactcccgcGTCGTCATCCAGCCTCCCGCCGTGGTGGTCACCCTGCCAGgacccatcctcacctcccacccccagagcaccgCCGTCGGATCCTCCGCATCGGCTGCCGTGGGCAACGAACTCGGCGCTCAGGGAGTTGCCATCAACTCTGGCAGCTTTGGTTACGGCTTCGGGGGCCTGGGCAGCTTCGCCGGCAGAAGGGGTGGATACATCTGCTAA
- the LOC135578721 gene encoding feather keratin-like, giving the protein MACYDACRPCGPTPLANSCNEPCSLQCQDSRVLIQPSTVVVTLPGPILTSHPQSTAVGSSSSAAVGNELSAQGVAINSGAFGYGNGYGFGGLGCFGGRRGRYIC; this is encoded by the coding sequence atggcCTGCTACGACGCCTGCCGCCCCTGCGGACccaccccgctggccaacagctgcaacgagccctgttccctgcagtgccaggactcccgcGTCCTCATCCAGCCTTCCACCGTGGTGGTCACCCTGCCAGgacccatcctcacctcccacccccagagcaccgCCGTCGGATCCTCCTCATCTGCTGCCGTGGGCAACGAACTCAGTGCCCAGGGAGTTGCCATCAACTCCGGCGCCTTTGGCTACGGCAATGGCTATGGCTTTGgaggcctgggctgctttggtgGCAGAAGGGGCCGCTACATCTGCTAA